A window of Solanum stenotomum isolate F172 chromosome 3, ASM1918654v1, whole genome shotgun sequence contains these coding sequences:
- the LOC125860565 gene encoding glutamate dehydrogenase A: protein MNALAATNRNFRQAARILGLDSKIEKSLLIPFREIKVECTIPKDDGTLVSYVGFRVQHDNARGPMKGGIRYHPEVDPDEVNALAQLMTWKTAVADIPYGGAKGGIGCNPKDLSVSELERLTRVFTQKIHDLIGVNTDVPAPDMGTNAQTMAWILDEYSKFHGHSPAIVTGKPIDLGGSLGREAATGRGVVYATEALLAEYGRHVKDLTFAIQGFGNVGAWAGKLIHERGGKVVAVSDITGAVKNPNGLDIPALLSHKEKTGKLIDFAGADVMNSDELLTHECDVLIPCALGGVLNRENADNVKAKFIIEAANHPTDPDADEILSKKGVVILPDIYANAGGVTVSYFEWVQNIQGFMWDEEKVNRELKKYMTRAFHNLKGMCHSHNCNLRMGAFTLGVNRVARATQLRGWEA, encoded by the exons ATGAACGCTCTTGCTGCAACCAACCGCAACTTCCGCCAAGCGGCTCGCATTCTTGGCTTGGATTCCAAAATTGAAAAGAGTCTTCTCATTCCTTTCAGAGAAATtaag GTGGAATGCACAATTCCCAAGGATGATGGAACGTTAGTTTCCTATGTTGGATTTAGAGTGCAGCATGATAATGCTCGTGGTCCTATGAAAGGCGGAATTAGATACCATCCTGAG GTTGACCCTGATGAGGTAAATGCCCTTGCTCAACTGATGACTTGGAAGACTGCTGTAGCTGACATTCCATATGGGGGAGCTAAAGGTGGAATAGGCTGTAACCCAAAGGATTTAAGTGTGAGCGAGTTGGAGCGACTTACTCGTGTTTTCACACAGAAAATTCATGATCTAATTGGAGTTAATACTGATGTGCCTGCACCTGATATGGGCACTAATGCGCAG ACTATGGCCTGGATTTTGGATGAGTATTCAAAATTTCATGGTCACTCACCTGCAATTGTGACTGGAAAACCAATT GATCTTGGAGGGTCATTGGGAAGAGAAGCTGCGACAGGACGTGGTGTCGTCTATGCTACAGAAGCTTTGCTTGCTGAATATGGGAGGCATGTTAAGGATTTGACTTTTGCAATTCAG GGATTTGGAAATGTAGGAGCGTGGGCAGGAAAGCTCATTCATGAGAGAGGTGGCAAGGTAGTTGCAGTGAGTGACATAACTGGAGCGGTCAAGAACCCCAATGGGCTCGATATACCAGCTTTGCTTAGTCATAAAGAAAAAACAGGAAAGCTCATCGATTTTGCTGGTGCGGATGTGATGAATTCTGATGAATTGCTAACACATGAATGTGATGTTCTCATCCCTTGTGCTTTGGGAGGAGTTTTGAACAG AGAAAATGCTGATAACGTCAAGGCCAAATTCATTATAGAAGCAGCAAACCATCCTACTGATCCAGATGCTGATGag ATTTTATCGAAGAAAGGAGTAGTAATACTTCCAGACATCTATGCCAACGCTGGAGGTGTGACTGTCAGCTATTTTGAATGGGTTCAG AATATTCAAGGATTTATGTGGGATGAGGAGAAGGTTAATAGAGAGCTTAAGAAATACATGACAAGAGCCTTTCATAACCTCAAGGGCATGTGCCATTCACATAATTGCAATCTTCGGATGGGTGCGTTCACATTGGGGGTGAATCGTGTTGCACGTGCCACTCAATTAAGAGGTTGGGAGGC